One window of the Amycolatopsis mediterranei genome contains the following:
- the phaZ gene encoding poly(3-hydroxyalkanoate) depolymerase, whose amino-acid sequence MTGTRRVGGVSLRVDVSPGEGTPLLLCNGIGANLELLQPLVDDLAGRPGRRVPVIRFDMPGTGGSPTTRLPRRMPGLARMLAGLVTGLGYDEVDVLGISWGGALAQEFAHRNPRLCRRVVLCATSMGMVMVPAKPSVLLTLASPLRYFGPAHMRETGSRIYGGGFGDDAAVAAHFAAATRAPDPIGYYWQILAGAGWTSAPYLCRLRQRVLLIAGDDDPIIPAVNARLMAKLLRHGTVHIVRGGGHLALLTHAAELVPLIHDFVTEGEPPC is encoded by the coding sequence ATGACCGGCACACGCCGGGTCGGCGGCGTCAGCCTTCGCGTCGACGTCAGCCCCGGTGAGGGCACGCCTCTGTTGTTGTGCAACGGGATCGGGGCGAACCTCGAACTGCTCCAGCCCCTCGTCGACGACCTGGCCGGCCGGCCGGGCCGGCGGGTCCCGGTGATCCGGTTCGACATGCCGGGCACCGGCGGCTCGCCGACCACCCGGCTCCCGCGGCGGATGCCTGGGCTGGCCCGGATGCTCGCCGGGCTCGTCACCGGCCTCGGCTACGACGAGGTGGACGTCCTGGGCATTTCGTGGGGCGGCGCGCTGGCGCAGGAGTTCGCGCACCGCAACCCACGGCTGTGCCGCCGGGTCGTGCTGTGCGCGACCAGCATGGGCATGGTGATGGTCCCCGCCAAGCCGTCGGTGCTGCTCACCCTGGCCAGTCCCCTCCGCTACTTCGGCCCGGCGCACATGCGCGAGACCGGCTCGCGGATCTACGGCGGCGGCTTCGGCGACGACGCCGCTGTCGCCGCGCACTTCGCCGCGGCCACCCGGGCACCGGACCCGATCGGCTACTACTGGCAGATCCTCGCCGGCGCCGGCTGGACCAGCGCGCCCTACCTGTGCCGGCTGCGGCAGCGCGTCCTGCTGATCGCCGGGGACGACGACCCGATCATCCCGGCCGTAAACGCCCGCCTGATGGCGAAGCTGCTGCGCCACGGCACCGTCCACATCGTCCGCGGCGGCGGCCACCTGGCCCTGCTGACCCACGCGGCCGAGCTCGTCCCCCTCATCCACGACTTCGTCACCGAAGGAGAACCGCCATGCTGA
- a CDS encoding long-chain-fatty-acid--CoA ligase has translation MLNLAMMLEESAATLPGRDALVVDGTRLTYAEVDAAANQVANLLAARGIGRGDTVALASVNIPAFPIVYYGILKAGAAVVPFNVLLKSREIAYHLGDSGAKAFFCFAGGPGLPLGEEGRAGFDATPGCEHFFLLDESFTDLLDGWPTTFETVATEPGDTAVVLYTSGTTGTPKGAELTHANMVLNALTCHRVFGTVEHDVHLVTLPLFHSFGQSVQLNAGFAAGATLVLLPRFDPRTALELMQREGVTFFAGVPTMYWGLVGADPAEFDLDAITGTLRIAVSGGAALPVEILEQVHKIYGVRIREGYGLSETSPVATFNHPGRVAKPGSIGQPVWGVELKLIDKDGTEVPDGEAGEIAIRGHNVMKGYLGRPDATAQAIRDGWFRTGDIGTRDTDGYYFIVDRAKDMIVRGGFNVYPRELEEVIMTHPAVSLVAVVGVPHPSHGEEVKAFVIRKPDATLTEPELVSWCKQNMAGYKYPRVVEFRDEFPMTSTGKVLKRELR, from the coding sequence ATGCTGAACCTCGCCATGATGCTCGAAGAGAGCGCGGCCACCCTGCCCGGCCGCGACGCACTCGTCGTGGACGGCACCCGGCTGACCTACGCCGAAGTGGACGCCGCCGCGAACCAGGTCGCGAACCTGCTCGCCGCGCGGGGCATCGGCCGCGGGGACACCGTCGCCCTCGCGTCGGTCAACATCCCGGCGTTCCCGATCGTCTACTACGGAATCCTCAAGGCGGGCGCGGCCGTCGTCCCGTTCAACGTCCTGCTCAAGAGCCGCGAGATCGCCTACCACCTCGGCGACTCCGGTGCGAAGGCGTTCTTCTGCTTCGCGGGCGGCCCCGGGCTCCCCCTCGGCGAAGAGGGCCGCGCCGGGTTCGACGCGACGCCCGGCTGCGAGCACTTCTTCCTGCTCGACGAGTCCTTCACCGACCTCCTGGACGGCTGGCCGACGACGTTCGAGACCGTCGCCACCGAGCCGGGCGATACCGCGGTCGTGCTCTACACCAGCGGGACGACCGGCACGCCGAAGGGTGCCGAGCTCACCCACGCCAACATGGTGCTCAACGCCCTGACCTGCCACCGGGTGTTCGGCACCGTCGAGCACGACGTCCACCTGGTCACGCTCCCGCTGTTCCATTCGTTCGGCCAGAGCGTCCAGCTCAACGCCGGGTTCGCCGCCGGCGCCACGCTGGTGCTGCTCCCGCGCTTCGACCCACGCACGGCCCTGGAGCTGATGCAGCGCGAAGGGGTGACGTTCTTCGCCGGCGTGCCGACGATGTACTGGGGCCTGGTCGGCGCCGACCCGGCGGAGTTCGACCTCGACGCCATCACCGGCACGCTGCGGATCGCCGTCTCCGGCGGCGCCGCGCTCCCGGTGGAGATCCTCGAGCAGGTGCACAAGATCTACGGCGTCCGGATCCGGGAAGGCTACGGGCTGTCCGAAACCAGCCCGGTCGCGACGTTCAACCACCCCGGCCGCGTCGCGAAGCCCGGGTCCATCGGCCAGCCGGTCTGGGGCGTGGAGCTCAAGCTGATCGACAAGGACGGGACCGAAGTCCCCGACGGCGAAGCCGGCGAAATCGCCATCCGCGGCCACAACGTGATGAAGGGCTACCTCGGCCGCCCCGACGCCACGGCCCAGGCGATCCGCGACGGCTGGTTCCGCACCGGCGACATCGGCACCCGCGACACCGACGGCTACTACTTCATCGTGGACCGCGCCAAGGACATGATCGTGCGCGGTGGCTTCAACGTCTACCCGCGCGAGCTCGAGGAAGTGATCATGACGCACCCGGCGGTGAGCCTGGTCGCGGTGGTCGGCGTGCCGCACCCCAGCCACGGCGAGGAGGTCAAGGCGTTCGTCATCCGCAAGCCGGACGCCACGCTCACCGAGCCCGAGCTGGTGTCGTGGTGCAAGCAGAACATGGCGGGCTACAAATACCCGCGCGTCGTCGAGTTCCGCGACGAATTCCCGATGACCTCGACCGGCAAGGTCCTCAAGCGCGAACTGCGCTGA
- a CDS encoding alpha/beta fold hydrolase: MNLTDHAGVRLTHGKPKVNGVEIHYAIGGAGEPVFLLHGVPKTMSYWRHVVPLLTPHYTVIAVDNRGAGGSQRPPTGYDTATMAGDVAELATHLGFDRFRVVGEDWGAAIAYAVAAFHRPRVRQLVFQETLLPGLPAGPGLPGGKPDPSLAPDDVRTGWHFSFFSLPHVPELLLAGRERPFWTWYARRQMWDPSAVSEEDIDEIVHSAEQPGGTSAILEMYRARETDAEQNRPHYADPISCPVLAVGAQAYLGDAVSQQLAQVARDVRGVVIPAAGHNIAWENPAALAQAYLDFFAADISAVRA, translated from the coding sequence ATGAACCTCACCGACCACGCCGGAGTCCGGCTCACCCACGGCAAGCCCAAGGTCAACGGCGTGGAGATCCACTACGCGATCGGCGGCGCCGGCGAGCCGGTGTTCCTGCTGCACGGCGTGCCGAAGACCATGTCGTACTGGCGTCACGTCGTGCCGCTGCTGACCCCGCACTACACCGTCATCGCGGTCGACAACCGGGGCGCCGGCGGCTCCCAGCGCCCCCCGACCGGCTACGACACCGCCACGATGGCCGGGGACGTCGCCGAACTGGCCACCCACCTGGGCTTCGACCGGTTCCGCGTCGTCGGTGAAGACTGGGGCGCGGCCATCGCCTACGCCGTCGCCGCCTTTCACCGGCCCCGGGTGCGGCAACTGGTGTTCCAGGAAACGCTCCTGCCGGGATTGCCGGCCGGCCCGGGACTGCCGGGCGGCAAACCCGATCCTTCGCTCGCCCCCGACGACGTCCGCACCGGCTGGCACTTCAGCTTCTTCAGCCTTCCGCACGTGCCCGAGCTGCTGCTGGCCGGGCGGGAACGGCCGTTCTGGACCTGGTACGCCAGACGTCAGATGTGGGATCCCAGCGCAGTGTCCGAAGAGGACATCGACGAAATAGTGCACTCGGCCGAGCAGCCCGGTGGCACCAGCGCCATCTTGGAGATGTACCGCGCCCGCGAGACCGACGCAGAACAGAACCGCCCGCATTACGCCGACCCGATCAGCTGCCCGGTCCTGGCCGTCGGCGCGCAGGCCTATCTCGGGGACGCGGTGTCCCAGCAGCTCGCGCAGGTCGCCCGCGACGTCCGCGGCGTCGTCATTCCCGCGGCCGGCCACAACATCGCGTGGGAGAACCCCGCCGCCCTGGCCCAGGCCTACCTCGACTTCTTCGCAGCCGACATCAGCGCAGTTCGCGCTTGA
- a CDS encoding TetR/AcrR family transcriptional regulator: protein MIAELCTRFLAARGQGDQGRRAGDGDRRGPAPGKDPAVTGKVLEVSPSSAPDPSGKPRTGPSRRDAKENLARILTAAADVFAEQGCNATLADVAKAADVGVATVYRTFATKDDLIHEVYAPQFARAEQQALDAGLNPDPWAGIAGFLEDCSTTIAPDRGFRELLSGSYSETLGWSRPRTPHRLAKLVEDSHNRTGKHLEKLVRRAREAGLVRDDLVAGDLLLLSMAVQTSVEFGGPSHPRLYRRMIGFLMDSLQPARDAPTPLPEPGLTNRQIAALERQRRKRMSGSAEA from the coding sequence ATGATCGCCGAGCTCTGCACCCGGTTCCTCGCCGCCCGCGGTCAGGGCGACCAGGGTCGCCGTGCTGGTGACGGTGATCGGCGCGGCCCGGCGCCGGGCAAGGATCCGGCGGTGACCGGTAAAGTCCTCGAGGTGTCCCCGTCGAGCGCACCCGATCCGAGCGGCAAGCCGCGGACGGGGCCGTCCCGGCGGGACGCGAAGGAAAACCTCGCGCGGATCCTGACCGCGGCGGCGGACGTCTTCGCCGAGCAGGGCTGCAACGCCACGCTGGCCGACGTCGCCAAGGCCGCGGACGTGGGCGTCGCCACGGTCTACCGGACGTTCGCGACCAAGGACGACCTCATCCACGAGGTCTACGCGCCGCAGTTCGCCCGGGCTGAGCAGCAGGCGCTCGACGCCGGACTCAACCCCGACCCGTGGGCCGGCATCGCCGGGTTCCTCGAAGACTGCAGCACGACCATCGCCCCCGACCGCGGCTTCCGGGAGCTGCTGAGCGGGTCCTACAGCGAGACGCTCGGCTGGTCGCGTCCCCGCACGCCGCACCGGCTGGCGAAGCTGGTGGAGGACAGCCACAACCGCACCGGCAAGCACCTGGAGAAGCTCGTCCGGCGAGCGCGGGAAGCCGGTCTCGTGCGTGACGACCTGGTGGCCGGGGATCTGCTGCTGCTGTCGATGGCGGTGCAGACCTCGGTCGAGTTCGGCGGGCCGAGCCACCCCCGCCTCTACCGGCGGATGATCGGGTTCCTCATGGACAGCCTGCAACCCGCGCGAGACGCTCCGACGCCGTTGCCGGAGCCGGGGCTGACCAACCGGCAGATCGCCGCCCTGGAGCGGCAACGGCGCAAGCGGATGTCCGGCTCCGCGGAAGCGTGA
- a CDS encoding alpha/beta fold hydrolase, with protein MSTGVRNVVLVHGGFVDGSGWQPVHDLLTRDGYAVSVVQNPTLSLDGDAAATRQILDQQDGPAVLVGHSYGGAVISEAGTHSGVAALVYIAAFAPDKGESVNTLIADPPPGAPVPPILPPQDGFLFLDQEKFHASFAGDLPAERAAFLAHSQVPWGVDALAGVVSEPAWRLTPSWYLVATDDHMIPPPAQRAMAERAGATVSEVAGSHAIYESQPQAVADLIKQAASAV; from the coding sequence ATGAGCACAGGTGTGCGCAACGTCGTCCTCGTCCACGGTGGTTTCGTCGACGGATCGGGCTGGCAGCCGGTCCACGACCTGCTGACCCGGGACGGCTACGCGGTGAGCGTCGTGCAGAACCCGACCCTGTCCCTGGACGGGGACGCGGCAGCAACCCGGCAGATCCTCGACCAGCAGGACGGCCCCGCGGTCCTGGTCGGCCACTCCTACGGCGGCGCGGTGATCAGCGAAGCCGGCACCCACTCCGGCGTCGCCGCGCTCGTCTACATCGCCGCTTTCGCGCCGGACAAGGGGGAGTCGGTGAACACGCTGATCGCCGACCCGCCGCCCGGGGCGCCGGTCCCGCCGATCCTGCCTCCGCAGGACGGATTCCTGTTCCTGGATCAGGAGAAGTTCCACGCGTCCTTCGCCGGTGACTTGCCCGCGGAGCGGGCGGCGTTCCTCGCCCACTCGCAGGTCCCGTGGGGTGTCGACGCCCTCGCCGGCGTGGTCAGCGAGCCCGCGTGGCGGCTCACGCCCAGCTGGTACCTCGTCGCCACCGACGACCACATGATCCCGCCGCCCGCGCAGCGCGCCATGGCCGAGCGGGCGGGTGCGACGGTGAGCGAGGTCGCCGGCAGCCACGCGATCTACGAGTCGCAGCCGCAGGCCGTGGCCGACCTGATCAAGCAGGCGGCGTCGGCCGTGTGA
- a CDS encoding AAA family ATPase, with amino-acid sequence MSGEELFGRDGDLAHVLRFVDNAAESGDALVLRGEPGVGKTALLDAAAAHARTAGATVLRIAGAEFDVEVSFGALGKLLQPFAGDLGRLPAVHSTALTVALGMGGPAAASQLAVSHAALTLLTEAAATGPVLLVVDDLPWIDRASAQILGFVARRLTGTRIGVLAAARTRDLPDPGGLPCRDVPALDADAAMALLGHRFPAMPARVRRRLADEAKGNPLALLELPTTLSKRQRSGAGALPAVLPLTQRLHDAFATRIAGLPDRARELLLVAALDGAGELRTLRAVAPEPGALAAAERLGLVHADHDRISFSHPLIRAAVVHEATEAARRRVHRQLAEAHRDHPGRHAWHLAEAATGADEHVASLLQKSAHANFRRGSPVHAVSELLRAAELSPTPAGRSTRLAEAAYLGTVVTGDLRDAARLLESAQQAATEPSLALALASANHLLNRDGAIDEAHRRLAAAVRAAPDPADASDKTLLEALYNLLLVSAFGGGDLKQWDELHAALARLRPRPPELLAIMQVTFADPARASASILDRLDAAITGLQHEVSPARIVRVGMAASSVDRLAPCRDALARVVDYGRDGGPIASAIEALFLLGSAAFHSGQWDDVLVRVDEGLDLCARHGYQLPAWHGRFLRALVGAARGDHAGAGAAVAELTGWAEPRNSGLVRNCALQVGTLDALGRGDFDAAYRFATSITPAGEFASHVPQALATLLDLVEAADRTGRLAEARAHAAAARDTGVGTLSPRLAFLTRVASALAAPEGEDCRLFAEALDAPGLDRWPFDLARAELYYGERLRRTKATARARASLTAAWERFERLGAEPWAARASTELRAVGTRPEQADLGDVVLTPQQRQIATLAAGGLTNKQIGEQLFLSPRTVGAHLYQLFPKLGVTSRAALRDALTTLDDG; translated from the coding sequence GTGAGCGGCGAGGAGTTGTTCGGGCGCGACGGCGACCTCGCGCACGTGCTGCGCTTCGTGGACAACGCCGCCGAGTCCGGGGACGCGCTGGTGCTGCGCGGCGAGCCCGGGGTCGGCAAGACCGCGTTGCTGGACGCGGCCGCGGCGCACGCGCGCACGGCCGGCGCCACGGTGCTGCGGATCGCTGGAGCGGAGTTCGACGTCGAGGTGAGCTTCGGCGCACTCGGCAAGCTCCTGCAGCCGTTCGCCGGCGACCTCGGCAGGCTGCCTGCGGTCCACTCGACGGCGTTGACGGTGGCGCTCGGGATGGGCGGTCCCGCCGCGGCCAGCCAGCTGGCGGTGTCCCACGCCGCGTTGACCCTGCTCACCGAGGCCGCCGCGACGGGCCCGGTGCTGCTGGTCGTGGACGACCTGCCGTGGATCGACCGGGCGAGCGCACAGATCCTCGGCTTCGTCGCGCGCCGGCTGACCGGGACCCGGATCGGCGTCCTCGCCGCGGCCCGCACCCGCGATCTCCCGGACCCGGGCGGGCTTCCGTGCCGCGACGTGCCGGCGCTCGACGCCGACGCGGCGATGGCGTTGCTCGGGCACCGCTTTCCCGCGATGCCCGCCCGCGTGCGCCGAAGACTCGCCGACGAAGCGAAGGGCAACCCCCTGGCCCTGCTGGAACTGCCGACCACGCTCAGCAAGCGGCAGCGTTCCGGCGCGGGCGCGCTTCCGGCCGTCCTGCCGCTGACCCAGCGGCTGCACGACGCGTTCGCCACGCGGATCGCCGGGCTCCCGGACCGCGCCCGGGAGCTGCTGCTCGTCGCGGCTCTCGACGGGGCAGGCGAGCTGCGAACGCTGCGGGCGGTCGCGCCGGAGCCCGGCGCGCTCGCCGCCGCCGAGCGGCTCGGACTGGTCCACGCCGACCACGACCGGATCTCCTTCAGCCACCCCCTCATCCGCGCCGCGGTCGTCCACGAGGCGACCGAGGCGGCCCGCCGCCGGGTGCACCGGCAGCTCGCCGAGGCGCACCGCGACCACCCCGGACGCCACGCCTGGCACCTCGCCGAGGCGGCGACCGGGGCCGACGAGCACGTCGCGTCGCTGCTGCAGAAGTCCGCGCATGCGAACTTCCGGCGCGGTTCGCCCGTGCACGCCGTCAGCGAGTTGCTGCGCGCCGCCGAGCTCAGCCCGACGCCGGCCGGACGCAGCACGAGGCTGGCCGAAGCCGCGTACCTCGGCACGGTCGTCACCGGTGACCTGCGCGACGCCGCACGCCTGCTGGAATCCGCGCAGCAGGCCGCCACCGAACCGTCCCTGGCCCTCGCCCTGGCGAGCGCGAACCACCTGCTCAACCGCGACGGCGCCATCGACGAGGCGCACCGGCGGCTCGCCGCCGCCGTCCGGGCGGCGCCGGATCCGGCGGACGCTTCCGACAAGACCCTCCTCGAAGCCCTGTACAACCTCCTGCTGGTCTCGGCTTTCGGCGGCGGAGACCTGAAGCAGTGGGACGAGCTCCACGCCGCGCTGGCGCGGCTGCGGCCCCGCCCGCCGGAACTGCTGGCGATCATGCAGGTGACGTTCGCCGATCCGGCTCGCGCCTCCGCGTCGATATTGGACCGGCTGGACGCCGCCATCACCGGGCTGCAGCACGAAGTCAGTCCCGCCCGCATCGTCCGGGTCGGGATGGCAGCGTCCTCTGTGGACCGGCTGGCACCGTGCCGGGACGCGCTCGCCCGCGTGGTCGATTACGGCCGTGACGGCGGGCCGATCGCCTCCGCCATCGAAGCACTGTTCCTGCTGGGCTCGGCTGCTTTCCACAGTGGACAGTGGGACGACGTGCTCGTCCGCGTGGACGAAGGTCTCGACCTCTGCGCGCGGCACGGGTACCAGCTCCCGGCGTGGCACGGCCGGTTCCTGCGCGCACTGGTCGGGGCCGCGCGGGGCGACCACGCGGGAGCAGGCGCGGCGGTGGCGGAGCTGACCGGCTGGGCCGAGCCGCGGAACTCGGGACTCGTCCGGAACTGCGCACTCCAGGTCGGGACGCTCGACGCTCTCGGCCGGGGTGACTTCGACGCCGCGTACCGCTTCGCCACGTCGATCACCCCGGCGGGCGAGTTCGCCTCCCACGTTCCGCAAGCACTGGCGACGCTGCTGGACCTGGTCGAAGCCGCGGACCGCACCGGCCGGCTCGCCGAGGCGAGGGCGCACGCGGCCGCCGCGCGCGACACCGGCGTCGGTACGCTTTCGCCGCGCCTGGCCTTCCTCACGCGCGTCGCGTCCGCCCTGGCCGCGCCGGAGGGGGAGGACTGCCGCCTGTTCGCCGAAGCGCTCGACGCGCCGGGGCTGGACCGCTGGCCGTTCGACCTGGCCAGGGCCGAGCTGTACTACGGCGAACGGCTGCGGCGCACCAAGGCCACCGCGCGGGCCCGCGCGTCTCTTACCGCCGCCTGGGAGCGGTTCGAACGTCTGGGCGCCGAGCCGTGGGCGGCCCGGGCGAGCACCGAGCTCCGTGCTGTCGGGACGCGGCCCGAGCAAGCCGACCTCGGGGACGTCGTCCTGACGCCCCAGCAACGGCAGATCGCGACGCTGGCCGCGGGCGGGCTCACCAACAAGCAGATCGGCGAACAGCTCTTCCTTTCGCCGCGGACCGTCGGCGCCCACCTGTACCAGCTGTTCCCCAAACTCGGCGTGACGTCCCGGGCGGCGTTGCGAGACGCACTGACGACCCTGGACGACGGCTGA